One genomic segment of Mytilus trossulus isolate FHL-02 chromosome 4, PNRI_Mtr1.1.1.hap1, whole genome shotgun sequence includes these proteins:
- the LOC134714652 gene encoding ankyrin repeat domain-containing protein 53-like — protein sequence MSDLTKVGSGLDSAKSRKRRPRFANVNEKKIADDEFMAAAIGDVEWLKQSLREAKGQINFDKNGLSALHLAAIHGRLECLKLLVEKYKYNINLPSTTGWRAVHLSISNQTGKRALECLKYLVDKKANPSVVNNDGITPVHQAASEGHVQCLKLLIEVEAQIDGKDCRGHTPLDLAKLWGHKKCARILAAELWHQDKDGVAKEMGQLKQLKMQQVLKELEEAEDLQKAQEFYGEKSYQDWLKKKNLPDPRTKEEMEQTKGKREPLQKPNSKAPPQDQMYSRDKDSDSKIHVSFENASTPTPGSKYVRGFSFRSSEEASKSEEKENLEKKPRARTAIEHPYDWRLALHPPKPGYITNLTDEYPRDMYTMMPKNKSATMYYDGKFAPKVNVIDENSKHRKLKSMKIQKPNLPDEVIDRYLSNDPTRQDRPMVFKSRHISDVNKKKKYEDNVKGKDEVTLHLCEDFSSFMYRNALLRSNTIDVIGKQESDDWQSKAYPTKDVLNTLKILRRPTHFPNIKGEEYVLGIY from the exons ATGTCTGATCTTACAAAAGTCGGAAGTGGTTTAGATTCTGCAAAGTCTAGAAAACGCCGTCCACGTTTTGCAAATgtcaatgaaaagaaaattgctGATGATGAATTTATGGCAGCTGCAATTGGCGATGTAGAATGGCTGAAACAAAGCCTTCGTGAAGCCAAGGGACAAATcaactttgacaaaaat GGTCTTTCAGCTTTACATTTAGCAGCCATCCATGGTAGACTGGAATGCCTGAAGCTACTTGTTGAGaagtacaaatataatataaacttGCCTAGTACAACTGGGTGGAGAGCAGTTCACTTGAGTATAAGTAATCAGACGGGAAAGAGGGCATTGGAATGTCTAAAGTACCTAGTGGACAAAAAAGCTAATCCTTCTGT TGTTAACAATGATGGGATAACACCTGTGCACCAAGCAGCTTCAGAAGGTCATGTTCAGTGTTTGAAATTATTGATTGAGGTTGAGGCCCAGATTGATGGAAAAGACTGTCGTGGCCATACTCCACTGGATCTGGCCAAATTATGGGgacataaaaaatgtgcaaG AATTCTGGCCGCAGAACTATGGCACCAGGACAAGGATGGTGTCGCTAAAGAGATGGGACAGcttaaacaattgaaaatgcaGCAAGTGTTGAAAGAACTAGAAGAAGCTGAAGACTTGCAAAAGGCACAAGAATTCTATGGTGAGAAATCATACCAGGATTGGCTAAAGAAGAAAAATCTACCTGATCCTAGAACCAAAGAGGAAATGGAGCAGACCAAGGGTAAGAGGGAACCATTACAAAAACCAAATAGTAAAGCACCACCTCAAGACCAAATGTATTCTAGAGATAAAGATTCCGACAGTAAGATTCATgtatcatttgaaaatgcaaGTACACCAACACCTGGCTCCAAATACGTAAGAGGGTTTTCATTCCGTAGCTCAGAAGAGGCATCAAAGTCTGAAGAGAAggaaaatctagaaaaaaagcCAAGAGCTAGAACAGCTATAGAACATCCTTATGACTGGAGACTAGCATTACATCCACCTAAACCAGGCTACATTACTAACCTTACAGATGAGTACCCACGAGATATGTATACCATGATGCCAAAGAATAAATCGGCTACAATGTATTATGATGGGAAATTTGCACCCAAAGTTAATGTCATAGATGAAAACTCCAAACATAGAAAGCTGAAATCAATGAAGATCCAAAAACCAAATCTCCCGGATGAAGTTATCGATAGATACCTGTCAAACGATCCTACAAGACAAGACAGACCAATGGTGTTCAAATCTCGACATATCTCAGATGtaaacaaaaagaagaaatatgaAGATAATGTCAAAGGAAAAGATGAAGTAACCTTACATCTTTGTGAAGACTTTTCTTCCTTTATGTACAGGAATGCCCTTCTGAGGTCAAATACAATTGATGTGATTGGTAAACAAGAATCAGATGACTGGCAGAGCAAGGCCTATCCAACGAAGGATGTTCTTAACACGCTGAAAATTTTAAGAAGACCAACACATTTTCCTAATATAAAAGGAGAGGAGTATGTCCTAGGAATTTActaa